A single window of Nyctibius grandis isolate bNycGra1 chromosome Z, bNycGra1.pri, whole genome shotgun sequence DNA harbors:
- the CER1 gene encoding cerberus: protein MLLLLLQLLVLSCLGATEPQGDSPQTKSRRTFQHFFYLNKNLLESQSFRELVGENPVCLEETLGEPSFFVAIPQTASGSEKQEEKKMSRIILPNAELHVDQDLRTWAAPREISPVENFSPSHYSSKMEAEHPYRKDAKKFWDHFMLKKNSASEEVVLPIKTNEMHQENCRTLPFSQSITHESCEKVTVQNNLCFGKCSSFHVAGPEDRLYTFCSHCLPSKFSMKRLDLNCTSSVPVVKEVMIVEECKCETQKIKDPATGCLLSDLHAYVHEHN, encoded by the exons atgttgctgcttctccttcagcTGTTAGTGCTCTCATGTCTTGGAGCCACAGAGCCACAGGGGGATTCACCACAAACGAAAAGCAGAAGGACGTTTCAGCACTTTTTCTATCTGAACAAAAATCTGCTTGAAAGTCAGAGCTTTCGTGAGCTGGTAGGGGAAAACCCAGTATGTCTTGAGGAAACCCTGGGAGAACCAAGCTTTTTTGTAGCAATTCCACAGACAGCGTCTGGAAGTGAgaagcaagaggagaaaaaaatgtccagAATCATCCTTCCCAATGCAGAACTCCATGTAGACCAAGACCTGAGAACCTGGGCAGCACCCAGAGAGATCTCTCCTGTGGAAAACTTCTCGCCATCCCACTACTCCAGCAAGATGGAAGCTGAACATCCCTACAGAAAAGATGCCAAGAAATTCTGGGACCACTTCATGCTAAAGAAAAATTCAGCATCTGAAGAGGTTGTCCTGCCAATCAAGACCAATGAAATGCACCAAGAAAACTGCAGAACCCTGCCTTTTTCCCAG agCATTACTCATGAGAGCTGTGAGAAGGTGACGGTACAGAATAAtctgtgttttggaaaatgTAGTTCCTTTCATGTTGCTGGTCCAGAAGATCGTCTTTATACCTTTTGTTCTCATTGCTTGCCCAGCAAGTTCTCCATGAAGCGCCTGGATCTCAACTGCACCAGTTCTGTCCCAGTGGTCAAAGAAGTCATGATTGTGGAAGAATGTAAATGTGAGACTCAGAAGATTAAAGACCCTGCGACTGGATGTCTACTGTCAGACTTGCATGCATATGTACATGAACACAATTAA